From a single Kitasatospora azatica KCTC 9699 genomic region:
- a CDS encoding APC family permease: MRSEELGETLLPKRLALPIFASDPLSSVAYATEEILLVLTVGGTAFLYLTPWIAAAVVALMAVVVLSYRQVVHAYPGGGGSYEVVTRNLGARAGLVVAASLMVDYVMTVAVSVASGVDNIISAFPGLGDYRVAMAIAFVVILAAMNLRGVRESGKAFAAPTYLFIFGILLMIVTGFIKMIFGHPPVASSAQYSILPTDHNGSLAGIALIMLGLKAFASGCTALTGVEAISNGVPAFRKPKSKNAASTMAVMGVTAVVMFIGITALALIAKVHKTDDTCQLVGYAGDCHTASQPTVIAQLASSIFGGDHSILFYFIQAATALVLILAANTAFNGFPLLGSILAQHRYLPRQFHTRGDRLAFSNGIIALAVVNVLLLWGYKANVNNLIHLYILGVFTSFTLSQIGMVRHWNEVLGTESDPKVRAAAQRSRVINAFGAFTTGLVFVIVMATKFTEGAWLAVLAAIVLFAMMRGIRKHYDSVSEELAIEDPKAESVRPSKVHGIVLVSKLHKPTLRAIGYAEAFRPDVLEAVSVAVEKESTEELKAQWEEFDIQVPLKVLDSPYREITKPVVGYVRDVRRGSPRDAVAVFIPEYVVGHWWEHLLHNQSALWLKSRLLFTPGVMVISVPWQLSSAPRADHPARRAPGSVRRGEPRRNVDLAPEPDQLRS; the protein is encoded by the coding sequence ATGCGCAGCGAGGAGCTGGGCGAGACCCTGCTGCCCAAGCGTCTCGCACTGCCGATCTTCGCTTCCGACCCGCTCTCCTCGGTGGCCTACGCCACCGAGGAGATCCTGCTGGTGCTCACCGTGGGTGGCACCGCCTTCCTGTACCTGACGCCGTGGATCGCCGCGGCCGTGGTGGCGCTGATGGCGGTCGTCGTCCTGTCCTACCGGCAGGTGGTGCACGCCTACCCGGGCGGTGGCGGCTCCTACGAGGTGGTGACGCGCAACCTCGGCGCCCGGGCGGGCCTGGTGGTGGCCGCCTCACTGATGGTCGACTACGTGATGACGGTGGCCGTCTCGGTCGCCTCCGGCGTGGACAACATCATCTCGGCCTTCCCCGGGCTGGGGGACTACCGGGTCGCGATGGCGATCGCCTTCGTGGTGATCCTGGCCGCGATGAACCTGCGCGGGGTGCGGGAGTCCGGCAAGGCCTTCGCCGCGCCGACCTACCTGTTCATCTTCGGCATCTTGCTGATGATCGTCACCGGCTTCATCAAGATGATCTTCGGGCACCCGCCGGTGGCGTCCAGCGCCCAGTACTCGATCCTGCCGACCGACCACAACGGCAGCCTCGCCGGGATCGCGCTGATCATGCTGGGTCTGAAGGCCTTCGCCTCCGGCTGCACCGCGCTCACCGGTGTGGAGGCGATCTCCAACGGCGTGCCGGCCTTCCGAAAGCCGAAGTCGAAGAACGCGGCCAGCACGATGGCCGTGATGGGCGTCACCGCGGTGGTGATGTTCATCGGCATCACCGCCCTGGCCCTGATCGCCAAGGTGCACAAGACCGACGACACCTGCCAGTTGGTGGGCTACGCCGGCGACTGCCACACCGCCTCGCAGCCGACCGTGATCGCCCAGCTGGCCTCCTCGATCTTCGGCGGCGACCACAGCATCCTGTTCTACTTCATCCAGGCGGCGACCGCGCTGGTGCTGATCCTGGCCGCGAACACCGCCTTCAACGGGTTCCCGCTGCTCGGCTCGATCCTGGCCCAGCACCGCTACCTGCCCCGGCAGTTCCACACCCGCGGCGACCGACTGGCCTTCTCCAACGGCATCATCGCGCTGGCCGTGGTGAACGTCCTGCTGCTGTGGGGCTACAAGGCGAACGTGAACAACCTGATCCACCTCTACATCCTGGGTGTGTTCACCTCCTTCACGCTCTCCCAGATCGGCATGGTCCGGCACTGGAACGAGGTGCTGGGCACCGAGAGCGACCCCAAGGTGCGGGCGGCGGCCCAGCGTTCGCGGGTGATCAACGCCTTCGGCGCCTTCACCACCGGCCTGGTCTTCGTGATCGTGATGGCCACCAAGTTCACCGAGGGCGCCTGGCTGGCGGTGCTCGCCGCGATCGTGCTCTTCGCGATGATGCGCGGGATCCGCAAGCACTACGACTCGGTCTCCGAGGAGTTGGCGATCGAGGACCCGAAGGCGGAGTCGGTGCGCCCGTCGAAGGTGCACGGCATCGTGCTGGTCTCCAAGCTGCACAAGCCGACGCTGCGGGCGATCGGGTACGCGGAGGCGTTCCGGCCCGACGTCCTGGAGGCGGTCAGCGTCGCGGTGGAGAAGGAGTCCACCGAGGAACTGAAGGCGCAGTGGGAGGAGTTCGACATCCAGGTGCCGCTCAAGGTGCTGGACTCGCCGTACCGCGAGATCACCAAGCCGGTGGTCGGCTATGTGCGCGACGTCCGCCGCGGCAGCCCCAGGGACGCGGTGGCGGTGTTCATCCCGGAGTACGTGGTCGGCCACTGGTGGGAGCACCTGCTGCACAACCAGTCCGCCCTGTGGCTGAAGAGCCGGCTGCTCTTCACCCCGGGTGTGATGGTGATCAGCGTGCCCTGGCAGCTCTCCTCCGCGCCGCGCGCCGACCACCCGGCCCGCCGGGCCCCCGGCTCGGTCCGTCGCGGCGAGCCGAGGCGCAACGTCGACCTGGCGCCGGAGCCGGACCAACTCCGGAGCTGA
- a CDS encoding MFS transporter → MSPQRFRARTSPHAGTDLAGTDLVTPRMPSPRWALAGLSLSMLLSSLGTSIANVALPTLAQVFGASFQQVQWIVLAYLLAITTLIVSVGKLGDLIGRRRLLLAGISLFTAASVLCGVAPTLWLLIAARAAQGLGAAVMMALTMAFVGETVPKERTGSAMGLLGTMSAIGTALGPSLGGVLIAGPGWRAVFLVNAPLGVLTLLLAHRYLPVDRREPRAERVRFDTVGTVLLALTLAAYALAMTLGRGSFGAVNTALLVAAALGAVLFVRAEARVAAPLIRLAMFRDRALSASLAMSALVSTVMMATLVVGPFYLSRGLGLQAALVGLVLSAGPLVAALTGVPAGRIADRFGAHRMTVLGLTAIAAGSLVLSLTPLRFGILGYLAPIVVVTAGYAVFQTANNTGVMTDVPPDRRGVTSGLLNLSRNLGLITGASVMGAVFALASATTDVSTAHPAAVATGMRVTFAVAAVLIAVALALAVGSRARSGSAQGREAGGAQGRESGGDQGEGAERPTS, encoded by the coding sequence ATGAGCCCACAACGATTCCGCGCCCGGACTTCCCCGCACGCCGGCACCGACCTCGCCGGCACCGACCTGGTGACGCCCCGGATGCCCTCGCCCCGGTGGGCGCTGGCCGGCCTCTCGCTGTCCATGCTGCTGTCCTCGCTCGGCACCAGCATCGCCAACGTCGCCCTGCCCACGCTGGCCCAGGTGTTCGGCGCCTCCTTCCAGCAAGTCCAGTGGATCGTCCTGGCCTACCTGCTCGCCATCACCACGCTGATCGTCAGCGTCGGAAAGCTCGGTGACCTCATAGGCCGCCGACGGCTGCTGCTGGCCGGAATCTCCCTGTTCACGGCGGCCTCGGTGCTGTGCGGCGTCGCCCCCACGCTCTGGCTGCTGATCGCCGCCCGGGCGGCGCAGGGCCTCGGCGCGGCCGTCATGATGGCCCTGACCATGGCGTTCGTCGGCGAGACCGTGCCGAAGGAGCGGACCGGCAGCGCGATGGGGCTGCTCGGCACCATGTCCGCGATCGGCACCGCGCTCGGTCCGTCGCTGGGCGGCGTGCTGATCGCCGGACCGGGCTGGCGGGCGGTCTTCCTGGTCAACGCCCCGCTGGGGGTGCTGACCCTGCTGCTCGCGCACCGCTACCTGCCCGTCGACCGGCGCGAGCCCAGAGCCGAGCGGGTCCGTTTCGACACGGTGGGCACGGTGCTGCTCGCGCTGACCCTCGCGGCGTACGCACTCGCCATGACCCTGGGGCGCGGCAGTTTCGGTGCGGTCAACACGGCCCTGCTGGTGGCTGCCGCCCTGGGCGCGGTTCTCTTCGTCCGGGCCGAGGCCAGGGTGGCCGCACCGCTGATCCGGTTGGCCATGTTCCGCGACCGGGCGCTGAGCGCGAGCCTCGCCATGAGCGCGCTGGTCTCGACGGTGATGATGGCGACCCTGGTGGTCGGGCCGTTCTACCTCTCCCGTGGGCTGGGGCTCCAAGCGGCGCTGGTCGGGCTGGTCCTGTCGGCGGGTCCGCTGGTCGCCGCGCTGACGGGGGTGCCGGCCGGCCGCATCGCGGACCGCTTCGGCGCCCACCGCATGACCGTCCTCGGGCTCACCGCGATCGCGGCCGGCTCGCTCGTCCTGTCGCTGACGCCGCTGAGGTTCGGAATCCTCGGCTACCTCGCGCCGATCGTGGTCGTCACCGCCGGCTACGCGGTGTTCCAGACGGCCAACAACACCGGCGTCATGACGGACGTCCCCCCGGACCGACGGGGCGTCACCTCCGGTCTGCTCAACCTGTCGCGCAATCTCGGGCTGATCACCGGAGCATCCGTGATGGGCGCCGTGTTCGCACTCGCCTCGGCGACCACCGACGTCAGCACGGCGCATCCCGCGGCCGTGGCCACCGGTATGCGGGTCACCTTCGCCGTCGCGGCGGTGCTGATCGCCGTCGCGCTCGCCCTGGCGGTGGGCAGCCGCGCGCGAAGCGGGAGTGCCCAGGGCCGCGAAGCGGGAGGTGCCCAGGGCCGCGAATCGGGAGGTGACCAGGGCGAGGGCGCCGAACGGCCCACCAGCTGA
- a CDS encoding family 1 glycosylhydrolase, translating into MLSRTRGLLLPSRFLFGASSCAHQTEGGNTNSDWWQLEHRSGATHRPSGDAADSYHRWPVDMDLLAELGFTDYRFSIEWARIEPAPGHFSRAALAHYRRMVEGALERGLRPLVTLQHFTLPRWFADQGGWTAEAAADRFARYVAATAPIIGSDVQHVCTINEPDTVAALSTDEGTEDLTDKATDKVADTLIRAHRQAVAAIKEISPDVQVGWSVTGRNEAFLRAAREDDWIGVQVCTALPIGPDGPPPPPALNGWDYQRTALGQALRRTAEVVGELPMIVTENGVATADDTHRIEHTARALQDLAAALADGVDIRGYFHWSALDSHAWSTHRPAHGLIAVDPETFIRAPRPSARWLGRIAADRVLPLPCVGA; encoded by the coding sequence ATGCTGTCCCGTACCAGGGGTCTGCTCCTGCCCAGCCGCTTCCTGTTCGGCGCCTCGAGCTGCGCCCACCAGACCGAGGGCGGCAACACCAACAGCGACTGGTGGCAGCTGGAGCACCGCAGCGGCGCGACCCACCGGCCCAGCGGCGATGCTGCCGACAGCTACCACCGCTGGCCGGTGGACATGGACCTACTGGCCGAACTCGGCTTCACCGACTACCGGTTCAGCATCGAGTGGGCCCGGATCGAACCCGCACCCGGCCACTTCTCCCGGGCCGCGCTCGCGCACTACCGGCGGATGGTCGAAGGCGCGCTCGAACGAGGTCTGCGGCCCCTGGTCACCCTGCAGCACTTCACCCTCCCCCGCTGGTTCGCCGACCAGGGCGGTTGGACCGCCGAGGCGGCGGCCGACCGCTTCGCCCGGTACGTGGCCGCCACGGCACCGATCATCGGCAGCGACGTCCAGCACGTCTGCACCATCAACGAGCCCGACACCGTCGCCGCACTCAGCACCGACGAGGGCACCGAAGACCTCACCGACAAGGCCACCGACAAGGTCGCCGACACCCTGATCCGCGCCCACCGGCAGGCAGTTGCCGCGATCAAGGAGATCTCCCCGGACGTCCAGGTCGGCTGGTCCGTGACCGGCCGCAACGAGGCCTTCCTGAGGGCGGCCCGCGAGGACGACTGGATCGGCGTCCAGGTCTGCACCGCCTTGCCGATCGGCCCCGACGGACCGCCCCCGCCGCCCGCCCTCAACGGCTGGGATTACCAGCGCACCGCACTTGGGCAGGCGCTGCGCCGCACCGCCGAGGTGGTCGGCGAGCTACCGATGATCGTCACCGAGAACGGCGTCGCCACCGCCGACGACACCCACCGGATCGAGCACACCGCCCGGGCGCTCCAGGACCTGGCCGCCGCGCTCGCGGACGGCGTCGACATCCGCGGCTACTTCCACTGGAGCGCCCTCGACAGCCACGCGTGGTCCACCCACCGCCCCGCCCACGGGCTGATCGCCGTCGACCCGGAGACCTTCATCCGCGCGCCCCGGCCGTCCGCCCGGTGGCTCGGCCGGATCGCCGCCGACCGCGTCCTGCCGCTGCCCTGTGTCGGGGCCTGA
- a CDS encoding MOSC domain-containing protein, whose amino-acid sequence MGGAVTAVSSNGEYSFSKPNRAFITLLAGLGVAGDVHAGVTVKHRSRVAQDPTQPNLRQVHLIHQELFAEVGEAGFEVRPGELGENITTSGIDLLGLPVGTLLRIGDEAVVEVTGLRNPCLQIDNFQDGLLKRVVGRDEVGNIVRKAGIMSVVRVGGVVRPGDTITAELPRPPHRPLERV is encoded by the coding sequence ATGGGTGGGGCGGTAACGGCAGTCAGCAGCAACGGCGAGTACTCGTTCAGCAAACCCAACCGGGCCTTCATCACCTTGCTCGCCGGGCTCGGTGTGGCGGGCGATGTGCACGCCGGCGTCACGGTCAAGCACCGCTCACGCGTCGCGCAGGACCCCACCCAACCGAACCTGCGTCAGGTTCACCTCATTCACCAGGAGCTCTTCGCCGAAGTCGGCGAGGCGGGGTTCGAGGTGAGGCCCGGTGAGCTCGGCGAGAACATCACCACCAGCGGCATCGACCTGCTCGGCCTGCCCGTGGGGACACTGCTGCGGATCGGCGACGAGGCGGTCGTGGAGGTCACCGGTCTGCGCAACCCCTGCCTGCAGATCGACAACTTCCAGGACGGGCTGCTGAAGCGGGTCGTCGGGCGGGACGAGGTGGGGAACATCGTGCGCAAGGCCGGAATCATGAGCGTTGTCCGGGTGGGCGGCGTGGTGCGTCCCGGCGACACCATCACGGCGGAGCTCCCGCGCCCGCCGCACCGGCCGCTCGAACGGGTCTGA
- a CDS encoding helix-turn-helix domain-containing protein — protein MDETPPYQAVLDEVAPRLRRLRAKRGLTLAALSETTGISKSTLSRLESGQRRPSLELLLPLAGAYQVPLDDLVGAPEVGDPRVRMTPRAMAHGGTAVPLTRGPGPLQAYKMLIPDRGTEPELRTHEGYEWLYVLDGRLRLVLAEHDLILGPGEVAEWDTRLPHWFGSADGRPVEVLSLFGRQGERIHVRAKPRT, from the coding sequence ATGGACGAAACACCGCCGTACCAAGCGGTCCTGGACGAGGTCGCGCCCCGGCTCCGACGGCTGCGCGCCAAGCGCGGCCTGACCCTGGCCGCGCTCTCCGAGACGACCGGCATCTCCAAGAGCACCCTGTCCCGGCTGGAGTCCGGCCAGCGCCGCCCGAGCCTGGAACTGCTGCTGCCGCTGGCCGGTGCGTACCAGGTGCCGCTGGACGACCTGGTCGGCGCGCCCGAGGTGGGTGATCCTCGGGTACGGATGACGCCCCGCGCCATGGCGCACGGCGGTACCGCCGTGCCGCTGACCCGGGGCCCGGGGCCGCTCCAGGCGTACAAGATGCTCATCCCTGACCGGGGTACCGAGCCGGAGCTCCGGACCCACGAGGGCTATGAGTGGCTCTACGTGCTGGACGGCCGACTGCGGCTGGTCCTCGCCGAGCACGATCTGATCCTCGGACCGGGCGAGGTAGCCGAGTGGGACACTCGGCTACCTCACTGGTTCGGCAGCGCCGACGGGCGGCCGGTCGAGGTGCTCAGCCTCTTCGGGCGGCAGGGGGAACGCATCCACGTCCGCGCGAAGCCCCGCACCTGA
- the acs gene encoding acetate--CoA ligase, producing MSNESLANLLKEERRFAPPAELAAAANVTADAYTQASQDRLGFWAEQARRLDWAVEPTQTLDWSNPPFAKWFADGTLNVAYNCVDRHVEAGNGDRVAIHFEGEPGDSRSITYAQLKDEVSQAANALLELGVTKGDRVAIYLPMIAEAVVAMLACARIGAAHSVVFGGFSADAVASRIQDADAKLVITADGGHRRGKPTALKPAIDEALAKCPQVEHVLVVRRTGQDISFTKGRDVWWHETVARQSTEHTPQAHDAEHPLFILYTSGTTGKPKGILHTSGGYLTQAAYTHHAVFDLKPETDVYWCTADIGWVTGHSYIVYGPLANGATQVIYEGTPDTPHQGRFWEIIQKYKVTILYTAPTAIRTFMKWGDDIPAKFDLSSLRILGSVGEPINPEAWIWYREHIGANKTPIVDTWWQTETGAMMISPLPGVTATKPGSAQRALPGIAATVVDDEANEVPNGSGGYLVLTEPWPSMLRTIWGDDQRYIDTYWSRFPGRYFAGDGAKKDEDGDIWLLGRVDDVMLVSGHNISTTEVESALVGHPAVAESAVVGATDATTGQAIVAFVILRGTATDSPELIAELRDHVGKTLGPIAKPKQIKVVSELPKTRSGKIMRRLLRDIAEGREVGDTTTLADSTVMNLIQSQQRGTS from the coding sequence TTGAGCAACGAGAGCCTGGCCAACCTGCTCAAGGAGGAGCGGCGTTTCGCCCCGCCCGCAGAACTCGCCGCGGCCGCCAACGTCACCGCGGACGCCTACACCCAGGCGTCCCAGGACCGCCTCGGCTTCTGGGCCGAGCAGGCCCGCCGCCTCGACTGGGCCGTCGAGCCGACCCAGACCCTGGACTGGTCCAACCCGCCGTTCGCCAAGTGGTTCGCCGACGGCACCCTGAACGTCGCGTACAACTGCGTCGACCGCCACGTCGAGGCCGGCAACGGCGACCGCGTCGCCATCCACTTCGAGGGCGAACCCGGCGACAGCCGCTCCATCACCTACGCCCAGCTCAAGGACGAGGTCTCCCAGGCCGCCAACGCCCTGCTCGAACTCGGCGTCACCAAGGGCGACCGCGTGGCGATCTACCTCCCGATGATCGCCGAGGCCGTCGTCGCGATGCTCGCCTGCGCCCGCATCGGCGCGGCCCACTCCGTCGTCTTCGGCGGCTTCTCCGCCGATGCCGTCGCCTCCCGCATCCAGGACGCCGACGCCAAACTCGTCATCACCGCCGACGGCGGCCACCGCCGCGGCAAGCCCACCGCCCTCAAGCCCGCCATCGACGAGGCCCTGGCCAAGTGCCCCCAGGTCGAACACGTGCTGGTGGTCCGCCGCACCGGCCAGGACATCTCCTTCACCAAGGGCCGCGACGTGTGGTGGCACGAGACGGTCGCCCGCCAGTCCACCGAGCACACCCCCCAGGCACACGACGCCGAACACCCGCTGTTCATCCTCTACACCTCCGGCACCACCGGTAAGCCCAAGGGCATCCTGCACACCTCCGGCGGCTACCTCACCCAGGCCGCCTACACCCACCACGCCGTCTTCGACCTCAAGCCCGAGACCGACGTCTACTGGTGCACCGCCGACATCGGCTGGGTGACCGGCCACTCCTACATCGTCTACGGCCCCCTCGCCAACGGCGCCACCCAGGTCATCTACGAAGGCACCCCCGACACCCCCCACCAGGGCCGCTTCTGGGAGATCATCCAGAAGTACAAGGTCACCATCCTCTACACCGCGCCCACCGCGATCCGCACGTTCATGAAGTGGGGAGACGACATCCCCGCCAAGTTCGACCTGTCCTCGCTGCGCATCCTCGGCTCGGTCGGGGAGCCGATCAACCCCGAGGCGTGGATCTGGTACCGCGAGCACATCGGCGCCAACAAGACGCCCATCGTCGACACCTGGTGGCAGACCGAGACCGGCGCCATGATGATCAGTCCACTGCCCGGCGTCACCGCCACCAAGCCCGGCTCCGCCCAACGCGCCCTGCCCGGCATCGCCGCCACCGTCGTCGACGACGAAGCCAACGAGGTGCCCAACGGCTCCGGCGGCTACCTCGTCCTCACCGAGCCGTGGCCCTCCATGCTGCGCACCATCTGGGGCGACGACCAGCGCTACATCGACACCTACTGGTCCCGCTTCCCCGGCCGCTACTTCGCCGGCGACGGCGCGAAGAAGGACGAGGACGGCGACATCTGGCTGCTCGGCCGCGTCGACGACGTCATGCTCGTCTCCGGCCACAACATCTCCACCACCGAGGTCGAGTCCGCCCTCGTCGGCCACCCGGCCGTCGCCGAGTCCGCCGTCGTCGGCGCCACCGACGCCACCACCGGACAGGCCATCGTCGCCTTCGTCATCCTGCGCGGCACCGCCACCGACAGCCCCGAGCTGATCGCCGAACTGCGCGACCACGTCGGCAAGACCCTGGGCCCGATCGCCAAGCCCAAGCAGATCAAGGTCGTCAGCGAACTGCCGAAGACCCGCTCCGGCAAGATCATGCGCCGCCTGCTGCGCGACATCGCCGAAGGCCGCGAAGTCGGCGACACCACCACCCTCGCCGACTCCACCGTCATGAACCTCATCCAGTCCCAGCAGCGAGGAACCTCGTGA
- a CDS encoding alpha/beta fold hydrolase: MSTENGRTGWDIRRAGPEDAEHRLLMLPGGMCTTEFYADLMAEPALAQARLGMVAVTLPGFGRTPPPRNPTIENYARLMGEFATEAGCDVVVGHSYGANVAIEMVAAGTFSGPVVLLSPTFSRGDEAKFLGVLNSVGRVPGLGALAWTVMIKALPSAMRKEFPPERADALSADLGNNDPGFCRLLVRNYYSYLDQHRSLVDRLCASGASAWVVRGDRDDIGLTVAEAQGLRACPQVTMVTVPDAGHVALVQQPARIAEVLVAAANAKRS; encoded by the coding sequence ATGAGCACCGAGAACGGGCGCACGGGTTGGGACATCCGCCGGGCTGGTCCCGAGGATGCCGAGCACCGACTGCTGATGCTGCCCGGCGGGATGTGCACGACGGAGTTCTACGCCGATCTGATGGCCGAGCCCGCGTTGGCTCAGGCCCGACTCGGCATGGTGGCCGTGACGCTGCCGGGGTTCGGCCGCACGCCCCCGCCACGGAATCCGACGATCGAGAACTACGCCCGGCTGATGGGCGAGTTCGCCACCGAGGCCGGCTGTGACGTGGTGGTCGGGCACAGCTACGGAGCGAACGTGGCGATCGAGATGGTGGCGGCCGGGACCTTCTCCGGGCCGGTGGTGCTGCTGTCGCCGACCTTCTCCCGTGGGGACGAGGCGAAGTTCCTGGGTGTGTTGAACTCGGTGGGCCGGGTGCCCGGCCTGGGGGCGCTGGCCTGGACGGTGATGATCAAGGCGCTGCCGAGCGCGATGCGCAAGGAGTTCCCGCCGGAGCGCGCTGACGCGCTCTCGGCGGACCTCGGCAACAACGACCCGGGGTTCTGCCGGTTGCTGGTCCGGAACTACTACAGCTACCTGGACCAGCACCGTTCGCTGGTCGACCGGCTCTGTGCGTCGGGCGCGTCGGCCTGGGTGGTCCGCGGCGACCGGGACGACATCGGGCTCACCGTGGCGGAGGCCCAGGGGCTGCGGGCCTGCCCGCAGGTCACCATGGTGACGGTGCCGGACGCCGGGCACGTCGCCCTGGTGCAGCAGCCCGCGCGGATCGCCGAGGTGCTGGTCGCGGCGGCCAACGCGAAACGGAGTTGA
- the glpX gene encoding class II fructose-bisphosphatase: MTLRQQELLVRPDRNLALELVRVTEAAAMAAGRWVGRGDKNGADGAAVRAMRSMFATVSMSGVVVIGEGEKDEAPMLYNGERVGDGTGAECDVAVDPVDGTTLTAKGMNNAVAVLAVADRGTMFDPSAVFYMDKLVCGPEAADYVDITAPAAVNIRRVAKAKGSAVEDVTVVLVDRPRHRELVREIREAGARIKFISDGDVAGAIMAAREGTGIDLLMGVGGTPEGIIAACAVRCMGGVIQGRLWPKDEAEKQKALDAGHDLDRVLSTNDLVSGENVFFVATGITDGELLRGVHYRQETATTSSLVMRSKSGTIRQIDSTHRLS, translated from the coding sequence GTGACACTCCGTCAGCAGGAGCTCCTCGTACGCCCGGACCGCAACCTCGCCCTGGAGCTGGTCCGGGTCACCGAGGCAGCGGCCATGGCGGCCGGCCGCTGGGTCGGCCGTGGCGACAAGAACGGCGCCGACGGCGCGGCCGTCCGAGCGATGCGGTCGATGTTCGCGACCGTGTCGATGAGCGGCGTCGTCGTCATCGGTGAAGGGGAGAAGGACGAAGCCCCGATGCTCTACAACGGCGAGCGGGTCGGCGACGGCACCGGCGCCGAGTGCGACGTCGCCGTGGACCCGGTGGACGGCACCACGCTGACCGCCAAGGGCATGAACAACGCCGTCGCGGTACTCGCCGTGGCCGACCGCGGCACCATGTTCGACCCCAGCGCCGTCTTCTACATGGACAAGCTGGTCTGCGGCCCCGAGGCCGCCGACTACGTCGACATCACCGCCCCCGCCGCCGTCAACATCCGCCGGGTCGCCAAGGCCAAGGGCAGTGCCGTCGAGGACGTCACCGTCGTCCTGGTGGACCGGCCGCGCCATCGGGAGCTGGTCCGGGAGATCCGCGAGGCGGGCGCCCGGATCAAGTTCATCTCCGACGGCGACGTGGCCGGAGCCATCATGGCCGCCCGCGAGGGCACCGGCATCGACCTGCTGATGGGCGTCGGCGGCACCCCCGAGGGCATCATCGCCGCCTGCGCCGTGCGCTGCATGGGCGGCGTCATCCAGGGCCGCCTGTGGCCCAAGGACGAGGCCGAGAAGCAGAAGGCCCTGGACGCCGGCCACGACCTCGACCGGGTGCTCAGCACCAACGACCTGGTCAGCGGCGAGAACGTGTTCTTCGTCGCCACCGGCATCACCGACGGCGAACTGCTGCGCGGCGTCCACTACCGCCAGGAGACCGCCACCACCAGCTCCCTGGTGATGCGCTCCAAGAGCGGCACCATCCGCCAGATCGACTCCACCCACAGGCTCAGCTAG
- a CDS encoding TetR/AcrR family transcriptional regulator, which produces MSTRGPRGPYAKSAAKRKLILDAALAAYAQAGSRGVSVRDIAERVGLTDAGVLHHFGSREALLTAVLEARDIADAETYGEEGVLWRADLLAKNVDTPGLVKLFVDLAAAAAEPGHPAHAFFEERYRNLRLQLAAALIAGPPASVVPTPQSRPADADWAARMLLAATDGLQLQWLLEPSIDMAGDLARLRDLLIEAIHPPADGDQGEAGTP; this is translated from the coding sequence GTGAGCACCCGTGGTCCCCGCGGCCCCTACGCCAAGAGCGCCGCCAAGCGGAAACTGATCCTCGACGCCGCGCTCGCGGCCTACGCGCAGGCCGGCAGTCGAGGCGTCTCGGTCCGGGACATCGCCGAACGCGTGGGTCTGACGGACGCGGGAGTACTCCACCACTTCGGCAGTCGTGAGGCCCTGCTCACCGCCGTCCTCGAAGCCCGCGACATCGCCGACGCCGAGACCTACGGCGAGGAGGGCGTGCTCTGGCGCGCCGACCTGCTGGCGAAGAACGTCGACACCCCCGGCCTGGTCAAGCTCTTCGTCGACCTCGCCGCAGCCGCCGCCGAGCCCGGGCACCCGGCACACGCGTTCTTCGAGGAGCGCTACCGGAACCTGCGGCTGCAGCTGGCCGCAGCCCTGATCGCCGGACCGCCCGCGTCCGTGGTCCCCACTCCGCAGAGCCGGCCGGCGGACGCCGACTGGGCGGCCAGGATGCTGCTGGCCGCGACCGACGGCCTGCAGCTGCAGTGGCTGCTGGAGCCGTCGATCGACATGGCCGGGGACCTCGCCCGGCTGCGCGACCTCCTGATCGAGGCCATCCACCCACCCGCTGACGGGGACCAGGGCGAGGCCGGAACTCCCTAG